One region of Caldimonas thermodepolymerans genomic DNA includes:
- a CDS encoding ArsR/SmtB family transcription factor: protein MPSATATDMDAMRAAATDAAALLRLMSNEDRLLLLCQLSQGECCVGALEALLDIRQPTLSQQLGVLRNEGVVATRREGKHIYYRVSDERVLQLLQLLYDMFCAPAPRSRRHR from the coding sequence ATGCCTTCCGCCACTGCCACCGACATGGACGCGATGCGTGCGGCTGCCACCGATGCGGCCGCCCTGCTGCGCCTGATGTCGAACGAGGACCGCCTGCTGCTGCTGTGCCAGCTGTCGCAGGGCGAGTGCTGCGTCGGCGCGCTGGAGGCGCTGCTGGACATACGCCAGCCGACGCTGTCGCAGCAGCTGGGCGTGCTGCGCAACGAGGGCGTGGTCGCCACGCGGCGCGAGGGCAAGCACATCTACTACCGCGTCAGTGACGAACGGGTGCTGCAGCTGCTGCAGCTGCTCTACGACATGTTCTGCGCGCCCGCCCCCCGCTCCCGGAGACATCGATGA